In Colletotrichum higginsianum IMI 349063 chromosome 1, whole genome shotgun sequence, one genomic interval encodes:
- a CDS encoding FK506-binding protein encodes MAQLPVALYGLEIPPGEVLIPASPDFPATFRITMAAIDPTEAPEADADGNIPTIPRSTLRLVKQRFGDDLEANEDDEIDEDYLKSLLAANGDEESSDDDDEPNGGPSDPSKKQKQAESLKKLIEAVTAEESDEDMDDAKPNGKSSKKGKAKASDDDDEEDEEDSEDEDDDGLDLENFVLCTLDTERNYQQPLDITVQEGEKVFFVVSGTHTVHLTGNYVIDDEEEGSDEDEDDEDGEYDLSPDELEYGMDGLSDEDSDELDDTADPRVMEVDTDEEEAPKLVEAGKKGKKRAAESLDDLIKADAADSKLSKKDKKKLKNNKGEAVATEEKTTPKSDKKVQFAKNLEQGPTGSAEKAKQASKPAAGVKVVQGVTIDDRKVGSGRAVKSGDTVGVRYIGKLDDGKVFDANKKGKPFSFKAGKGQVIKGWDIGVLGMTIGGERRLTIPAHLAYGSKSLPGIPANSTLTFDVKLLEIK; translated from the exons ATGGCCCAGCTTCCTGTCGCTCTTTACGGGCTGGAGATTCCTCCCGGCGAAGTCCTTATCCCCGCCTCTCCTGACTTCCCTGCCACG TTCCGCAtcaccatggccgccatTGATCCTACCGAGGCTCCGGAAGCCGATGCTGATGGCAACATCCCCACTATCCCCCGCTCTACCCTGCGTCTGGTCAAGCAGCGTTTCGGCGATgacctcgaggccaacgaggacgatgagaTCGACGAGGACTACCTCAAGTCCCTCCTtgccgccaacggcgacgaagagtcgtctgatgacgatgatgagccCAACGGTGGCCCCAGCGACCCTtccaagaagcagaagcaggccgAGTCTCTTAAGAAACTGATCGAGGCTGTTACCGCCGAGGAGTCGGACGAGGACATGGACGACGCCAAGCCCAACGGCAAGTCCAGCAAGAAGGGTAAGGCTAAGGCCtctgacgacgatgacgaggaggatgaggaggacagcgaggacgaggatgatgacggtCTTGACCTCGAGAACTTTGTCCTCTGCACCCTCGATACCGAGCGC AACTACCAGCAGCCCCTTGACATCACCGTCCAAGAGGGCGAGAAGGTCTTCTTCGTTGTCTCCGGCACCCACACCGTCCACCTTACTGGTAACTATGTtatcgacgacgaggaggagggctccgatgaggacgaggatgatgaggacgGCGAGTACGACCTGTCTCCCGATGAGCTTGAGTACGGCATGGATGGCCTGTCCGACGAGGACAGCGACGAACTTGACGACACTGCCGACCCCCGCGTCATGGAGGTCGacaccgacgaggaggaggccccCAAGCTTGTTGAGGCcggcaagaagggcaagaagcgcGCCGCTGAgagcctcgacgacctcatcAAGGCTGACGCTGCCGACTCCAAGCTCtccaagaaggacaagaagaagctcaagaacAACAAGGGCGAGGCTGTCGCTACTGAGGAGAAGACCACCCCCAAGTCCGACAAGAAGGTCCAGTTCGCCAAGAACCTCGAACAGGGCCCTACCGGCTCCGCTGAGAAGGCCAAGCAGGCTAGCAAGCCCGCTgccggcgtcaaggtcgtccAAGGCGTCACCATTGACGACCGCAAGGTCGGCTCCGGCCGTGCTGTCAAGAGCGGCGACACCGTCGGTGTCCGCTACATTGgcaagctcgacgacggcaaggtctTTGATG CCaacaagaagggcaagcCTTTCTCCTtcaaggccggcaagggcCAGGTCATCAAGGGCTGGGACATCGGTGTCCTCGGCATGACCATCGGTGGCGAGCGCCGCCTGACCATCCCCGCCCACCTTGCCTACGGCTCCAAGAGCCTGCCTGGCATCCCCGCCAACAGCACCCTGACCTTCGACGTCAAGCTGCTCGAGATTAAGTAA
- a CDS encoding ThiJ/PfpI family protein, which yields MDRKSCWRIYVAGVFLQLVSRLEMLYTRPWFTYKFKDQSGPAIRFLPYPNQHNQSIRIRREQTVDRMANDKAVKIGVFIPSECQLLDMACIDVFAMMSKEYLGGLPMLPKHISALAPSVNFFHITAAPAVGIETTGPPSQSLLQLTAGVKMQATHDISHPDVQPGKLDIVLVPGPDPNASWDDGVLGFLRGHAEQKEVTDVLSVCTGVFLCGAAGLLKEKTVCGPRGIQDLLRKRFPETEFVGEKYRWYRDGNFWSCGGITNGNDLVAAYARSSEKHFPAPIAEIACQMAEVGERTQLYEKRQARFLLGFVWQIVKAWFVKPSEQVQKKDI from the exons ATGGACAGGAAATCGTGTTGGCGTATATATGTAGCCGGCGTGTTCCTGCAACTTGTCTCTAGGCTCGAGATGCTGTATACAAGACCTTGGTTTACTTACAAGTTTAAGGACCAGAGCGGCCCAGCTATTCGTTTCCTACCATACCCAAATCAACATAATCAGTCCATACGAATCCGCCGAGAACAGACAGTAGACAGGATGGCGAACGACAAGGCAGTCAAAATCGGGGTCTTCATCCCGTCCGAGtgccagctcctcgacatGGCGTGCATCGACGTCTTCGCGATGATGTCCAAGGAGTACCTCGGTGGACTGCCCATGCTGCCAAAGCACATCTCCGCTCTGGCACCCAGCGTGAATTTCTTTCACATTACCGCGGCCCCtgccgtcggcatcgagacCACGGGGCCACCCTCTCAGAGCCTCCTACAGCTCACGGCGGGTGTCAAGATGCAAGCTACACATGACATTTCGCATCCGGACGTGCAGCCGGGCAAGCTAGACATCGTGCTCGTCCCGGGCCCGGACCCGAACGCGAGCTGGGACGATGGTGTCCTCGGGTTTCTAAGGGGCCACGCCGAGCAGAAGGAAGTAACGGATGTGTTGAGCGTGTGTACGGGCGTGTTCCTGTGCGGCGCCGCGGGTCTGTTGAAGGAGAAAACGGTCTGCGGGCCGAGGGGCATACAGGATTTGTTAAGGAAGCGGTTTCCCGAGACCGAGTTTGTCGGGGAGAAGTACCGGTGGTATCGGGATGGGAACTTTTGGAGTTGTG GCGGCATCACGAACGGAAACGACCTCGTCGCGGCGTACGCGCGAAGCAGCGAGAAGCACTTCCCCGCGCCCATTGCCGAGATTGCATGTCAGATGGCCGAGGTTGGGGAGAGAACGCAGTTGTACGAGAAAAGGCAGGCGCGGTTTCTTCTGGGGTTTGTGTGGCAGATCGTCAAGGCCTGGTTCGTGAAGCCGAGCGAGCAAGTGCAAAAGAAGGACATTTGA
- a CDS encoding serine/threonine-protein kinase cbk1 codes for MHPRGLRYPVIQPVTNHPLGPQPALIPHDLGPLHLPVRESFQEQLIWNHISDKQRVITAERAAAAKIYLETYYREVLSEGPTPREVRLTRFQFDMDQQASHLKQWEREERWKVFLKTETDFLREQRNAKAHSCRSTTSDVGATRGSELDNLETLQILGKGSFGVVKLVRDHSRRQVYAMKVIRKSDMIRSCQEGHLRAERDLLAASESSQWIVSLISSFHDPTNLYLLMDYMPGGDFLGLLIRENTLTEERTRFYIAEMIICVEEAHKLGCIHRDVKPDNFLIGADGHLKISDFGLAFDNHWSHNTSYYKWHRQGLLSLMGVRLDGDREDRRAARGGGHSRRRSSQAESSKHTPPSDIVQSGALFVPPTVPGMPESEPPMVDTLLEWRNAATSRSYARSVVGTSQYMAPEVVTGENYDGSVGVILYECLYGHTPFLSDKGRHYTKQNILNHQTTLVFPINRNTVSKTCRHLIRDLLQDKKDRLSSPKYRDQDDRRARQKLLGRPQTPRSYVFQNDAIEIKAHPWFRGVPWGRMRSVQPEWVPSISSFDDAHYFEEEEPISDWSESMGSETAEESENRADLDAEFLHFGFEADVRALVIEFTAAPYDSTKLKRFDRDVDDHSELEDGEKEYLKWYARRAGQKERKRPRDKLLRDPWVKDDVLRMRKQTAFLGYSWRCKGMLHRPCVDGVIAAIS; via the exons ATGCATCCTCGCGGTCTGCGGTACCCAGTCATCCAGCCCGTCACGAATCACCCCCTCGGTCCACAACCCGCCCTCATTCCTCATGACCTGGGCCCCCTTCATCTCCCCGTCAGAGAAAGTTTCCAGGAGCAGCTTATTTGGAACCACATCTCGGACAAGCAGAGGGTCATCACTGCGGAGAGGGCTGCCGCCGCAAAAATATACCTCGAGACGTACTACAGGGAGGTGCTCAGCGAAGGCCCGACACCCCGCGAAGTACGCTTAACCCGGTTCCAATTCGATATGGACCAACAAGCAAGCCACCTGAAACAATGGGAGAGGGAAGAGCGCTGGAAAGTGTTTCTGAAAACGGAGACTGATTTTCTTCGCGAGCAAAGAAATGCCAAAGCCCATAGCTGCAGG TCGACAACCTCTGACGTTGGCGCAACTCGAGGTTCAGAGTTGGATAACCTGGAGACACTTCAAATTCTCGGAAAAGGTAGTTTTGGAGTTGTCAAGCTCGTCCGAGACCATTCTCGCCGGCAGGTATATGCCATGAAGGTCATTCGAAAGTCGGACATGATTCGAAGCTGCCAAGAAGGGCACTTGCGAGCAGAGAGGGACTTACTGGCTGCCTCTGAGAGCTCCCAATG GATCGTGTCTTTGATATCCAGTTTTCACGATCCTACGAACCTCTACCTCCTAATGGATTATATGCCCGGAGGTGACTTCCTTGGCTTGCTTATACGCGAGAACACTCTGACCGAGGAGAGAACTCGGTTCTACATCGCCGAGATGATCATATGCGTCGAAGAGGCACACAAACTTGGGTGCATCCATCGAGACGTTAAACCGGACAATTTCCTCATTGGCGCCGACGGTCACCTGAAGATATCGGATTTTGGACTGGCCTTTGACAACCACTGGTCGCATAACACGTCTTACTACAAGTGGCACAGGCAAGGGTTACTTTCACTGATGGGCGTTAGACTGGATGGAGATCGCGAAGACCGGAGAGCGGCCCGTGGCGGGGGTCACTCAAGGCGGCGATCGTCTCAGGCAGAATCTTCAAAACATACACCTCCATCTGATATCGTTCAGTCCGGCGCACTATTTGTTCCCCCGACGGTCCCGGGTATGCCTGAGAGCGAACCTCCAATGGTCGACACGCTGCTTGAATGGAGAAACGCCGCGACCAGCCGGTCATACGCTCGCTCCGTTGTGGGAACAAGCCAGTACATGGCCCCAGAGGTGGTCACCGGCGAAAACTACGATGGCAG TGTTGGAGTCATCTTGTACGAGTGCCTTTACGGGCACACGCCGTTCCTCTCGGACAAGGGCCGGCACTACACCAAGCAGAACATTCTT AATCACCAAACCACATTGGTTTTCCCCATTAATAGAAACACTGTCTCAAAGACATGCCGGCATCTGATCAGGGATTTGCTTCAGGACAAGAAAGACCGCCTCTCATCACCAAAGTACCGTGATCAAGACGATCGACGAGCCCGACAAAAGCTTCTGGGTCGTCCGCAAACCCCACGCAGCTACGTTTTCCAGAACGATGCGATTGAGATCAAGGCGCATCCGTGGTTTCGGGGCGTTCCTTGGGGCAGAATGCGTTCTGTGCAGCCGGAATGGGTTCCAAGCATATCCAGCTTTGATGATGCTCACTActttgaagaagaagagccgATCAGCGACTGGTCTGAGTCGATGGGCTCGGAAACAGCAGAAGAATCAGAAAACCGTGCGGACCTTGACGCGGAGTTTCTGCACTTCGGCTTCGAAGCCGACGTGCGGGCTCTGGTTATCGAGTTTACAGCCGCACCCTACGATTCCACAAAGCTCAAACGTTTTGACCGTGACGTCGATGACCACTCGGAGTTggaagatggagagaagGAATATCTAAAATGGTACGCCAGGAGAGCCGGCCAAAAAGAACGCAAGCGCCCCAGAGACAAGTTGCTCAGGGACCCATGGGTAAAAGACGACGTCCTTCGAATGAGAAAGCAGACGGCATTCCTGGGGTATTCATGGCGGTGCAAAGGCATGCTACATCGCCCGTGTGTTGATGGGGTTATTGCTGCTATCTCTTGA